A window of Mus musculus strain C57BL/6J chromosome 3, GRCm38.p6 C57BL/6J genomic DNA:
GTAAGAGACGGTGCAAGGTGACTTGTCCCTGGTCCTTCACCGCTCCAGCACTGCGCCAGTGAGAAAGTCCAACAGGCCCCGGGATCGGGCGGCGAAAGGAAGGGGCGTGATGTCACTCCTGGGTGGCTGACGGGGCGGGGTGTATGCAGATGAGGGTCGCGCAGGGGCTGCGGCGTCCGCAGCGGCCGGGGAAACGCGAGAGATTTCTCGCGCGGCGTGGGAGAGAACGCGGGTCGCCAGATGTCAGCGGAGCGCCGAGACGGCGTGTGCGACGAGGGAGACCCGAGATCGGGCGGGGCTAAGTGACCGTGTGTTAAGAGTGCAGGGGCGGCGGGTGTGAGCCGGGGCCGGGCGCTGGGAGAGCATACTTACCTGGCAGGGGAGATACCATGATCACGAAGGTGGTTTTCCCAGGGCGAGGCTCACCCATTGCACTTTGGGGTGTGCTGACCCCTGCGATTTCCCCAAATGCGGGAAACTCGACTGCATAATTTGTGGTAGTGGGGGAGCTGCGTTCGCGCGCTCCCCTGATAACTGGTAACCAAAAGCAGATTACTTTCCCCCTTGTGGTCTTCGCGTTTGCGGACGGGAGAGAACTTTCGGccattttccttttagaaatttaACTTCTTGAAGGCCACCAGGTGACCCTTACTTCCCTCTCACCTTTCCTTCTACCTGTACTTTCTCTATTAAAAAGCCTGCAGAAGTACCCTTGACAAATTGCCAAAAAtgacacctaaaaaaaaaaaaaaaaaggaaaaacgaCACCTTAGGTAATTATAGGTTGTAAGAAAAAGATTTGACCTCTTggagtttttatttcttaataccAAAGGACACCCAAGGAACGTATCTCTCAAAATTGGGTTTCAAACCTCAGCCGTTTCCTTCTTAGTTCCAGTGCTTAACACGCAACAGACCTGCACACCACTACACTGCATACGAGTTTTAAAGTTAATAAATCAGTCACCCCTCCATAGTCTTCTACCTACTTGAAGACAGAAACGGCTGCTAGGAAGCAATTCTTCTTTTGTCCAttggcttttgcttttctttctctctttttcattcttctctcttttttaggCTCTAGCGCACGCCCCGGGTGACCAGCCCCTCGCGCGACCGTGCCCCGGATCTACGCGGAGCCCTGCTGGGCGCTCGGGCCGCGACCCCGCCAGCGTGGGCCTCCCATGGGCCCCCGATCACCCGGTGGCGGCGGGACCCCAGCGTCTGGGAGACGCCGGCTACACCTTGCCACGAATCCCGCGGTCCTCGCAGGTGTGGCCGCCGCGGTGACGCCTGCCTGAACAAGGAACCGGCGTGGCAGGCTCACCACCGTCTCTGTGGCGCAATCGGTTAGCGCGTTCGGCTGTTAACCGAAAGGTTGGTGGTTCGAGCCCACCCAGGGACGACAGACAGTTAGGCCTCACCTAGGCTTTTAACAGCCTGCTTTGCTTATTAAGCCGTTAATCCTTTCATCACTCCCGTAAACCCAGCAAGTTCACACGCCCAACACAGCCgtcaaaacccccaaaacacgCGGCAAACTCAAAACAAGCAAGGGCTTTCTTTAACCTTGCCTGTCGGTCGGTCACAGGTGGATTATTTGTCACATGCCTCGGCCAGGAAGAACTTTTCACTTTtcactttttgttgtttgttttctttgcaaaGAGAAGAACTTGGCGACAACACCCATCTGCGGACAACCCCCGCCTGATATCCCTGGTGTATTTGGGAGTGGGTAGACTGGGAATActttcttaatttaaaacaacaacaacaacaacaacaaaaatcatcgTACAAGTCTCCAGATTTTAGTAACACAGGTAAACGCTATCATAGGACCCTTGCTCCACCCTGAGCTGCGTTCTTTTGATGTAGAAAAGGTAGGAACTTTACACCCCTGGCTTGCTTCTAGGAACGCCCGTGGACCGCTGGCTTGACCCCATAGCAGCTCGCCCCCTCCCGAGGTGCCCCGGCCCCCGCGGAGACGACGGCGATGGAGGTCTATCGCGGCCTTGGGGAAAATAGCTAAGGGGCTCCTCCTGCGCCTGCAAGAATGGCCACGACCCACGCACGGACCTCAACCTCACCGTGGGTGCTCCAGCTGACGCCCAGGCGCGTGCGCTCGGCGGGGCTCCCGACGCGGCGGGCACCAGTCACGTCTGCGGGACGACAGGCCGGGCTGAAGCCTCTGAGGCGAGCAGAGACCGCTCCGCGGTCCGCACCGGGCGCCGGCCTGCGCTCTGCCGGGGCGGGCAGCTCAGTCCGGGCGTCGACGCCCAGCGGGGAGCGGACGCCGAGGGCCGCGCGGGACCCGGCGGAACTGGATTGACCGAGGCTCGGCCAACAGCGCCTGCACCCTGCGGACGCGTACCTTACGTCGCCGGGCGCGTGGCTCGCCGTGATCGTATAGTGGTTAGTACTCTGCGTTGTGGCCGCAGCAACCTCGGTTCGAATCCGAGTCACGGCATGTCGTCCTTCTTGCTCCATGTCCTGCTTTCTTGCCTCCTGTTTGTAGGAACCTTGCATTCCCCTAATCAATTCCTTGCTTGCCACAGACTCCAGGctctaggggaaaaaaacaaaaacaaaaaacaaaaggcagtgttgctgttgttattattactattgtttttatcttttaatttttaattaattaattaattaattaatgtcacTTTTGAGCTCGGTGTCTTCCCTGTCAACCAACCACGCTGTCTCATGTGTTCTCAAAATTTGCCAGTCTACCTTGCTTGTTTCTTGCGTCAGGGCTTTTTCATCGAGTTCCTAAGACCTGGGACATACTCCTACATCCAGTTTTGGTCTTCCTTCGGCAAATTGGAGgaatttttttgggttttgttttgctttgctttgctttgagtttgtgtgtgtgtgcctgcccgCGAGCTTTCTTCATGAAAcaaatataaagttttttttttttttccttccagaaactaacttttaattttgtttgtcaaTTATgtcttaattccagcactaggaaaTAGTAGCAGAAGAAGTAGATCTCTGAATTAGAGGTCATCCTGGTCTTAAGCCAGGACTGCACGGAGAATCTCTGTCCCAAAAAAACACCCCTAGAtcgatatatagatagataataaattgaTTCTTATTGTGGTTTTCAAGTATTCATGAggtgtaaaaaaagaaagaggaagaaaggaagctgtATGATGCTCCTACCCACTCTGTCATTATTCACAAAGTTGCAATTTTTCTTTCAGAAGAACTGACCGCTTTTCAATAATCCTctttgtggggcaatgggctacgtgcagacagcctggtttccagtcgagGCTAGATCTCGAACCCTGGGACCCGggagtgataattcacctacatgggacggaaggagttctctcatgtctccagGAGTTCccgcccccacaacccccacaagagAGGCGTGGCTATCAGCCACTTAGGAGCAGCACCACGCCCTCTCACATGCAAATAGGTGTTCCCCAAACTCTCagcccaagccaatgagaggggcTTGCTGTCAAACTCTAAATCTCGGCAAGAACTGTATATAGGAGAGCCATGCAGGGAATGAAAGGAATGCGAGAACTATTCTTTGTCTGacccttttgttccaagagctgtaacacttgggaagagatcttcacGCCCGAGTTCCTCACTGGATTGTGGGCTTTTCGCAGACCCAGGCTCGGAGTTACCTAGCGAACCtgagaaggcatggcagaggcttcatctgtctccctgcctgcactcacttccctCACTGGGGCCTTCCCACCTGGCCTGGATAGAGGTCTCCGTGGAAAACTTCTGGTACTTATGCCCATACCTCTTGATAGGTTTTGCTAGTGAGTTATCATTTTCTTTCAGAAAGTAATGTCTAGAAGATATAACTAGTAATTAGTATCAATGGTAAATTCTAGTTTCCATTTCTTTTGATAGTGGACTAGCTTATTTGTTTAAGTGCCAGAGATTAGCTTTGACAAGTCAGGAACTGTGGGGAATGTGTGTAGGAAGCGTAGTCAGATTTTTTACTGAGAGAGCAAAACTTAATTCTTTGGGGCCAGCCTGAGAAAagggtgaacacacacacactgttaaatGTGTCTGCAAATGAATTTCAAATTGCCggtcaattattatttattctgtaactcaactaataaaaatgtttcaagTAGAGTCATCATCTACTTAAAGAGCTCTTCTAGATTTAATTAGTCTCAGTCCTGCCATCCTGTGCTGTAATtagaagaaattaattttaagtatGATAGTGTCTTGGTCGTTCTATACATTGGGACTCTGAAGAATAGATAATGGGAGGCTGGGCCTCACGCTTTTCAGAACTCTTtggccaggaaaaaaaatatatatatatatataaaacatatataatcgcatatgttatatatttatatatatatattttttttgccAGCCGTCATATAAAactatttattcataaatattttccaaaatgaaAATAGGTTTACCAAAAAATGTCCCtcactggggaggggaggagggggcagcCCTTGCCCCCAGGGtagggcagagaggaagagaaaacctCCCTATCCCTTCCCTGCTTCCTGGGGGGGAGGGTGTCTCATGGCCTTGGGCCTCCCCCAGTCTTCCAGGGCAGGGCCCTCACCTGGGCAGGGGGATCAGCAtgcaagggagggagagggtagagggGGGCCGGTGTAGAGAGGGTAGAGAGGTCCCGGTCCTCCAGGTAGCGGTACTCAAAGGTGAAGCCTTCCTTCTTCCGCTGGCCCCACTTCTCGTAGTCAAAGTAGATGTAGGTGCCCTGCTCAAACTCATCTGTGATGGTCTTAGGCTCCTCGTGCCTCTGGAACCACATCATATACTTGGTGTGGAATCGCCAGTACTGCTTCTTTAGGGCCTTGGCTGCCAAGTACTGTGCCTTGGTTCCCTCCAGATagtagaagatgaagaagagcgTCTCAGTTGACAGGCGCTGGTAGAACTCCACAGTGTCCGAGTGTGGGGGTGGCATCTGGTGGTGGTAGGGGGGTGTCCGGCAAGGGTTCCGGGGGAGGAACTGCCGAATGCGCTCGAGGTCAGAGGGGTGGGGCATGTGGTGCCAGGCGGCCTCTTCCATGGCCTATTGGTATAGCTGCTCCTTGGTGAGGGACACTGGCCCCAGTGGACAGACACCCAGTGACAATGGTATGTTCACCTCTGACAGCTGCAGGGGTGGCTGGGATGAGGTGGGTGGTGCTGATGTGCTGCTCAGGATGATGTCTCCATCAGTTAGGTGTAACGTTGGCACAGGGTCCTCAATACCAGAGCTGATAGCTGCCCGTTCTGCCATGGATTTCAGAGAGCTGAGTGGTTCAGGGGCCTTGATTTCTGGGGTGGCGCTGAACTGTGGAGGACCATTAAGCAGGGTACCAGCTGCCTTGGCTTCACTGAAGCTGGGCGTTGGAGAACTGGGGGATTTACAGGCAGTGGCACCAAGAGGCTGGGTCCCCCCGAGGTATTCCCTGAGCCTGAAGCCACATTCCCAGCCCCTGATGGGGCTGCCGTACTGGATTCCTTTGAGGTGCTGGGAGCTGGGTTGTGAGGGCCCGAAGTGGGCCCAAGGGCTTGGCTGCTGGCACTGCTGCCCCCACTGCTACTCAGGGTCACCTCTGCAGGGCTGTCTGCCACAACCGAACTATAACTTGTGGCACCGTTCTGCTTGCCAGCCCCTCCGCCTGTGCCACTGTTACTATTGCTGCTGCTCCCTCCGCTGCCACCACCACTTCCCCCGCTTGGCTGGGCACTGGGGGGCCGTGGCTGGGCATTGCTGGGCCAGCTGGCATTAcaagaagaaagtaaagaaaacaatacaaagcagAGAATCCTTGCATTTGTGAAAGTTATACTGTGTCACTGTTGTCTCCAAGTACATGGTATCCAGATATCTTTACTTGcagatgttcattgcaatgaatcaGAGGTCTAGTCTGAGGtcttaaatatataacatatgcgattatatatgttatatatatatatatatatatttttttttttcctggccaaAGAGTTCTGAAAAGCGTGAGGCCCAGCCTCCCATTATCTATTCTTCAGAGTCCCAATGTATAGAACGACCAAGACACTATCatacttaaaattaatttcttctaATTACAGCACAGGATGGCAGGACTGAGACTAATTAAATCTAGAAGAGCTCTTTAAGTAGATGATGACTCTActtgaaacatttttattagttgagttacagaataaataataattgaccGGCAATTTGAAATTCATTTGCAGACACatttaacagtgtgtgtgtgttcaccctTTTCTCAGGCTGGCCCCAAAGAATTAAGTTTTGCTCTCTCAGTAAAAAATCTGACTACGCTTCCTACACACATTCCCCACAGTTCCTGACTTGTCAAAGCTAATCTCTGGCACTTAAACAAATAAGCTAGTCCACTATCAAAAGAAATGGAAACTAGAATTTACCATTGATACTAATTACTAGTTATATCTTCTAGACATTACTTTCTGAAAGAAAATGATAACTCACTAGCAAAACCTATCAAGAGGTATGGGCATAAGTACCAGAAGTTTTCCACGGAGACCTCTATCCAGGCCAGGTGGGAAGGCCCCAGTGagggaagtgagtgcaggcagggagacagatgaagcctctgccatgccttctcaGGTTCGCTAGGTAACTCCGAGCCTGGGTCTGCGAAAAGCCCACAATCCAGTGAGGAACTCGGGCgtgaagatctcttcccaagtgttacagctcttggaacaaaagggtCAGACAAAGAATAGTTCTCGCATTCCTTTCATTCCCTGCATGGCTCTCCTATATACAGTTCTTGCCGAGATTTAGAGTTTGACAGCAAgcccctctcattggcttgggctGAGAGTTTGGGGAACACCTATTTGCATGTGAGAGGGCGTGGTGCTGCTCCTAAGTGGCTGATAGCCACGCCTctcttgtgggggttgtgggggcggGAACTCctggagacatgagagaactccttccgtcccatgtaggtgaattatcactccCGGGTCCCAGGGTTCGAGATCTAGCctcgactggaaaccaggctgtctgcacgtagcccattgccccacaaagAGGATTATTGAAAAGCGGTCAGTTCTTCTGAAAGAAAAATTGCAACTTTGTGAATAATGACAGAGTGGGTAGGAGCATCATacagcttcctttcttcctctttctttttttacaccTCATGAATACTTGAAAACCACAATAAGAAtcaatttattatctatctatatatcgaTCTAGGGGTGTTTTTTTGGGACAGAGATTCTCCGTGCAGTCCTGGCTTAAGACCAGGATGACCTCTAATTCAGAGATCTACTTCTTCTGCTACTAtttcctagtgctggaattaagacATAAttgacaaacaaaattaaaagttagtttctggaaggaaaaaaaaaaaaaactttatatttgTTTCATGAAGAAAGCTCGcgggcaggcacacacacacaaactcaaagcaaagcaaagcaaaacaaaacccaaaaaaattcCTCCAATTTGCCGAAGGAAGACCAAAACTGGATGTAGGAGTATGTCCCAGGTCTTAGGAACTCGATGAAAAAGCCCTGACGCAAGAAACAAGCAAGGTAGACTGGCAAATTTTGAGAACACATGAGACAGCGTGGTTGGTTGACAGGGAAGACACCGAGCTCAAAAgtgacattaattaattaattaattaattaaaaattaaaagataaaaacaatagtaataataacaacagcaacactgccttttgttttttgtttttgtttttttcccctagagCCTGGAGTCTGTGGCAAGCAAGGAATTGATTAGGGGAATGCAAGGTTCCTACAAACAGGAGGCAAGAAAGCAGGACATGGAGCAAGAAGGACGACATGCCGTGACTCGGATTCGAACCGAGGTTGCTGCGGCCACAACGCAGAGTACTAACCACTATACGATCACGGCGAGCCACGCGCCCGGCGACGTAAGGTACGCGTCCGCAGGGTGCAGGCGCTGTTGGCCGAGCCTCGGTCAATCCAGTTCCGCCGGGTCCCGCGCGGCCCTCGGCGTCCGCTCCCCGCTGGGCGTCGACGCCCGGACTGAGCTGCCCGCCCCGGCAGAGCGCAGGCCGGCGCCCGGTGCGGACCGCGGAGCGGTCTCTGCTCGCCTCAGAGGCTTCAGCCCGGCCTGTCGTCCCGCAGACGTGACTGGTGCCCGCCGCGTCGGGAGCCCCGCCGAGCGCACGCGCCTGGGCGTCAGCTGGAGCACCCACGGTGAGGTTGAGGTCCGTGCGTGGGTCGTGGCCATTCTTGCAGGCGCAGGAGGAGCCCCTTAGCTATTTTCCCCAAGGCCGCGATAGACCTCCATCGCCGTCGTCTCCGCGGGGGCCGGGGCACCTCGGGAGGGGGCGAGCTGCTATGGGGTCAAGCCAGCGGTCCACGGGCGTTCCTAGAAGCAAGCCAGGGGTGTAAAGTTCCTACCTTTTCTACATCAAAAGAACGCAGCTCAGGGTGGAGCAAGGGTCCTATGATAGCGTTTACCTGTGTTACTAAAATCTGGAGACTTGTAcgatgatttttgttgttgttgttgttgttgttttaaattaagaaagTATTCCCAGTCTACCCACTCCCAAATACACCAGGGATATCAGGCGGGGGTTGTCCGCAGATGGGTGTTGTCGCCAAGTTCTTCTCtttgcaaagaaaacaaacaacaaaaagtgaAAAGTGAAAAGTTCTTCCTGGCCGAGGCATGTGACAAATAATCCACCTGTGACCGACCGACAGGCAAGGTTAAAGAAAGCCCTTGCTTGTTTTGAGTTTGCCGcgtgttttgggggttttgacGGCTGTGTTGGGCGTGTGAACTTGCTGGGTTTACGGGAGTGATGAAAGGATTAACGGCTTAATAAGCAAAGCAGGCTGTTAAAAGCCTAGGTGAGGCCTAACTGTCTGTCGTCCCTGGGTGGGCTCGAACCACCAACCTTTCGGTTAACAGCCGAACGCGCTAACCGATTGCGCCACAGAGACGGTGGTGAGCCTGCCACGCCGGTTCCTTGTTCAGGCAGGCGTCACCGCGGCGGCCACACCTGCGAGGACCGCGGGATTCGTGGCAAGGTGTAGCCGGCGTCTCCCAGACGCTGGGGTCCCGCCGCCACCGGGTGATCGGGGGCCCATGGGAGGCCCACGCTGGCGGGGTCGCGGCCCGAGCGCCCAGCAGGGCTCCGCGTAGATCCGGGGCACGGTCGCGCGAGGGGCTGGTCACCCGGGGCGTGCGCTAGAGcctaaaaaagagagaagaatgaaaaagagagaaagaaaagcaaaagccaaTGGACAAAAGAAGAATTGCTTCCTAGCAGCCGTTTCTGTCTTCAAGTAGGTAGAAGACTATGGAGGGGTGACTGATTTATTAACTTTAAAACTCGTATGCAGTGTAGTGGTGTGCAGGTCTGTTGCGTGTTAAGCACTGGAACTAAGAAGGAAACGGCTGAGGTTTGAAACCCAATTTTGAGAGATACGTTCCTTGGGTGTCCTTTggtattaagaaataaaaactccAAGAGGTCAAATCTTTTTCTTACAACCTATAATTACCTAAGGTGtcgtttttccttttttttttttttttaggtgtcaTTTTTGGCAATTTGTCAAGGGTACTTCTGCAGGCTTTTTAATAGAGAAAGTACAGGTAGAAGGAAAGGTGAGAGGGAAGTAAGGGTCACCTGGTGGCCTTCAAGAAGTtaaatttctaaaaggaaaatggCCGAAAGTTCTCTCCCGTCCGCAAACGCGAAGACCACAAGGGGGAAAGTAATCTGCTTTTGGTTACCAGTTATCAGGGGAGCGCGCGAACGCAGCTCCCCCACTACCACAAATTATGCAGTCGAGTTTCCCGCATTTGGGGAAATCGCAGGGGTCAGCACACCCCAAAGTGCAATGGGTGAGCCTCGCCCTGGGAAAACCACCTTCGTGATCATGGTATCTCCCCTGCCAGGTAAGTATGCTCTCCCAGCGCCCGGCCCCGGCTCACACCCGCCGCCCCTGCACTCTTAACACACGGTCACTTAGCCCCGCCCGATCTCGGGTCTCCCTCGTCGCACACGCCGTCTCGGCGCTCCGCTGACATCTGGCGACCCGCGTTCTCTCCCACGCCGCGCGAGAAATCTCTCGCGTTTCCCCGGCCGCTGCGGACGCCGCAGCCCCTGCGCGACCCTCATCTGCATACACCCCGCCCCGTCAGCCACCCAGGAGTGACATCACGCCCCTTCCTTTCGCCGCCCGATCCCGGGGCCTGTTGGACTTTCTCACTGGCGCAGTGCTGGAGCGGTGAAGGACCAGGGACAAGTCACCTTGCACCGTCTCTTACCCCTAACTGGCCGCTCGTGGCCCACCCCCAGGTGCCAACATCCTTGTGGCCGACTCTTTTGGGTATGGACGAACGGACGCCCGTCTTCTCCAAGTCGGAGCACAGGAGTCGGGCAGCACAGGAGCCAGCCCCACCGCAGGGGTCTCCCTGCGACGCTccaacctgcctgcctgcccctgccGCGGGTCTCCGCCGCTGTACTTTCAAAGGCTCTTGATGTATTTACCTGTCGTTTTCTGCGTTCTCTTCTACAGAAACATCACGAAACCGACACTGAGTTGGGACATTGGTATGTGGGGTCACCCAAGTCTGGGTTCCCGGTCCTGGGCACCCAATAAGCCCTCTCCGGAGCGCCTCAGGCTGCTGCATGTATGTGGCGCACATACATCTTCTCAGTGGCCAGCATGGCGGGGCACagctttaagcccagcacttgggaagcagacacaagtggatttctgggagtttgaggccagcctggtctacacagtgagttccaggatggccaggccTGCAaagtgacagaccctgtctcaaaatgttcTAAAAACAGGACAAAACGAAACCGTATTGTTATGTGATTTCATCTGCAATGTGACTCTCTCCTTATGCCTCACACTAAAATTCAGTATAACACTGGGACAGTCAGGTGGAGAAAGCCATTAACAGAGAGGCAAGTCGATTTTTGtggagtttgagtccagcctggtctatatagttagTTTCAGGCTGTCCAGGAAGAAAGACGTTCAGTGGGgttttaaaatacacatatacagtTTTTGGTTGGTTATAGTTCCTTTTCTCTCATCTactgcttctctctccctccctacaaacaaaaacaaacaaaacaaaacaatgatttcttgtgtgcgtgtgcgtgtgtgtgtgtgtgtctgtgtgtctcagaCTATTACCGGTGGTCGGTGGCATGTGTACACTAATGCAAAAATGCCTCCTGAGGCCAGAGGCCTGAcgtcccttggagctggaattacaggtgactGTGGGCTGCCTGGCGTAGGTGCTAGGAGCTGGacttactctctgagccatctctccagccccttgtcttTGTTTAGAGTGTCCTGTGTTCTTGATGTACAAAGCACAGTGCTTCTCCAGCAAGGGGAACAGAGGACCGAGgctgcctggctggctggcttcctgGGATTATGGAGTGCTGCTGCTAGGACGGTACCAGTTGGCAGCCGGGTTATCTGGGGCCTAGCTCAGCCGTGTTTCTGTTTCATTCTCCTGACTGCTAggtaaatattttgaaaagtaaattaaaatcccatacttgagagacagaggcgggtggatctctgtgagttcaaggccagcctggtctacataatgagttccaggacacccagatgtagatagtgagaccctgtctggaaaaggtctggctcagcagataagagcattgactgctcttccagaggtccagagttcaattcccagcaaccacacggtggctcacaaccatctgtaatgggaactgatgcccccttctggtgtgtctgaagacagctaagctacagtgtactcatattaaataaaataagtaagatgagaaaacaaacaagcaaacaaacaaacaatgaaaagcCATATCCTGGCTCCAGGTAATTGTTTTTCAGTTTAACCTGCTGAAGGATGATGCGAATTCTTTGTCCTAGGTGGATGAGAGGGAGCGATGGTCGAGGCACACTCTCAGTACCTGGACGTCTAAGGCatgggaaggaaagacagagggagaggactCATCAGAGCTCTGCCCACAGCTTCTGAGGAAGAGAGACACGTTCCGGAGCATTTTGCAGTTATCTCCTATCTAGCTACAGGTGGAGGTCTGAGTCCTGAGTACTCTCACTGAAGTTTCTAGATTTTTTTGTGTTCCAGAAAGCTAGCTGAGACGAGTTTACTGACAAAGGAGGTGCAGAGGAACACAGACTCGAGCCCCTTCACCGTCATTTACACGGCATCTGCTTCTTCCTTTTGTGTATCGTGGGTTTTCCTCACCCATGGCCTTTTATTGTATGTAGCCTGGCCGCGGAAGAGTCTGCagactcttaaaaaaaacaaaacaaaaacaaaaacaaaaaaaacaatacctGTGAAAAACAGGAGGTGAGGCCCCCAAGGAGCCCAGAAGGAGCCCCTTTCTAACAACagctggaagaagaggaagaagtggggggaagggactATTTAAGATGCT
This region includes:
- the BC107364 gene encoding uncharacterized protein LOC329716 isoform X1 is translated as MQGSYKQEARKQDMEQEGRHAVTRIRTEVAAATTQSTNHYTITASHAPGDVRYASAGCRRCWPSLGQSSSAGSRAALGVRSPLGVDARTELPAPAERRPAPGADRGAVSARLRGFSPACRPADVTGARRVGSPAERTRLGVSWSTHGEVEVDERERWSRHTLSTWTSKAWEGKTEGEDSSELCPQLLRKRDTFRSILQLSPI